The DNA window CTTCTTTACTAGGATAGCCTTTTGCAATACCACCGAAAAGTTTAAAAATAAACCATGTATCATAACCTTTACACGAAAATGAATTTACAACACCATTTTTTTTATTTCTCGTTTGGTGGCTGTTTCATACTTTTTATTTCATAATAATCAGTTTTCGTCATACCATATAAATAATAATCGCAATAAGTATTTACCATTTTTCCGTCCCGAATATGCCCCTCTCTCTTAAATCCTACTTTTTCCAGTGTTTTATATGACGCGATATTTAGAACATGGACATCAGACCATAGCCGTTGTAATTCTGTTTTTTCAAAACAGAAAATTACTACCTTTCTTAAGGCTTCTGCCATAAGACCATTTCCTTGATAAATTGGAGAAAGACGGAAAGCCACTTTTGCCATGCGGTCATTTTCAATAAGATATACCCACATTTCACCTATAACTTTATTGTCCTTTTTATGAACAATTCCCCAATGGAAACTTTTTGTAGGACGCTCCTTTTTTTGAAAGAGTAATCCGGGATTTAAGTCACTTTTTCCAGGACGTTTTCCCCAATATTGATATAATGATTTGTCGCCTAGCCATTCTTTCAAATTGGCAACATCGCTATATTGCAAAGGACGTAATAAAAGCTTGTCCGTTTCAAGTTTCGGTTTATTCTGAACATAATCTTGCAGCTTCATAAAAC is part of the Oceanivirga salmonicida genome and encodes:
- a CDS encoding GNAT family N-acetyltransferase; the protein is MKLQDYVQNKPKLETDKLLLRPLQYSDVANLKEWLGDKSLYQYWGKRPGKSDLNPGLLFQKKERPTKSFHWGIVHKKDNKVIGEMWVYLIENDRMAKVAFRLSPIYQGNGLMAEALRKVVIFCFEKTELQRLWSDVHVLNIASYKTLEKVGFKREGHIRDGKMVNTYCDYYLYGMTKTDYYEIKSMKQPPNEK